A genomic stretch from Fodinibius salinus includes:
- the ffh gene encoding signal recognition particle protein, with the protein MFQDLSSKLDSAFQKLKGESKITDVNIAETVREIRRALLDADVNYEVAKEFTNKVKERAMGEDVLTAVNPGQQFTKIVHDELTNILGQERVDISVAHTPPTVILIAGLQGSGKTTFSSKLARYLKEENNRSPIMAAADVYRPAAIDQLKTLGDSIDVPVYSIDQQDAVRAAKEAVSMAKSLALDTVIIDTAGRMHVDEEMMDEVADIKEAVEPDETLFVVDSMTGQDAVNTAKEFNETINYDGVVLTKLDGDTRGGAALSIKNVVQKPIKFVSTGEQLDALAPFYPERMSQRILGMGDVVSLVEKAQKEFDEKEAQELQKKIKSDSFDLEDFYEQLQQVKNMGNISDLVGMIPGAGQALQNSDQEINEESFKPIEAIICSMTPEEKHNPDILNATRKRRIAQGSGTRVSDINDLLKQFEQMKKMMKSFSGMGKMGQMMQGMKGMKGNLPFG; encoded by the coding sequence ATGTTTCAAGATCTCTCATCAAAATTAGATAGCGCCTTTCAAAAGCTGAAAGGGGAATCTAAGATTACCGACGTCAACATTGCGGAGACGGTGAGAGAAATACGTCGCGCCCTGCTCGATGCGGATGTGAACTATGAAGTTGCCAAAGAGTTCACGAACAAAGTTAAAGAGCGGGCCATGGGCGAAGATGTATTAACGGCTGTAAATCCCGGACAGCAGTTTACCAAGATTGTACATGATGAACTGACTAATATCCTTGGTCAGGAACGTGTAGATATATCTGTGGCACACACGCCGCCGACCGTAATCCTGATTGCCGGCCTGCAAGGTTCTGGTAAAACAACCTTTAGTTCTAAGCTGGCTCGGTATCTAAAAGAAGAAAATAATCGCAGCCCTATAATGGCGGCCGCCGATGTTTATCGCCCGGCTGCTATTGATCAGCTTAAAACGCTGGGCGATTCCATTGACGTGCCGGTATATTCCATCGATCAACAAGATGCCGTCCGTGCTGCCAAAGAGGCGGTATCCATGGCCAAGAGCCTGGCACTTGATACTGTTATTATTGATACGGCTGGACGCATGCACGTTGATGAGGAAATGATGGACGAAGTGGCGGACATTAAAGAAGCCGTTGAACCGGATGAAACACTGTTCGTTGTGGATTCCATGACGGGACAAGATGCCGTGAATACGGCCAAAGAATTTAATGAAACCATCAATTATGATGGGGTAGTTTTAACCAAGCTTGACGGTGATACCCGCGGCGGGGCGGCTCTTTCGATTAAGAATGTAGTCCAAAAACCGATCAAGTTTGTAAGTACCGGAGAACAGCTGGACGCCCTTGCACCCTTTTACCCCGAGCGTATGTCGCAACGCATCCTCGGCATGGGTGATGTTGTTTCACTTGTAGAGAAAGCCCAAAAAGAGTTTGATGAAAAAGAGGCCCAGGAACTACAGAAAAAGATTAAATCTGACAGTTTTGACCTGGAAGATTTTTACGAACAGCTGCAGCAGGTGAAAAACATGGGCAACATATCAGACTTGGTGGGCATGATTCCGGGCGCCGGCCAAGCACTGCAAAACTCTGATCAAGAAATTAATGAAGAATCCTTCAAACCTATTGAAGCCATCATTTGCTCGATGACTCCGGAAGAAAAGCATAATCCGGACATACTGAATGCGACCCGAAAGCGACGTATTGCCCAGGGATCAGGAACTCGTGTTTCTGATATTAATGACCTGCTAAAACAATTTGAACAAATGAAGAAAATGATGAAGTCTTTCTCAGGCATGGGCAAGATGGGTCAGATGATGCAGGGGATGAAGGGAATGAAAGGAAATTTACCATTTGGATAA
- a CDS encoding enoyl-ACP reductase FabI — protein MSDQQGYGLLTGKKGLIFGALDERSIAWRIALACQREGAEFSLSNAPVALRFGELDELAEETGAEVFPCDVTDEDEIEELMQNVKEEHGKIDFMLHAIGMSPNVRKKKGYKELNYQWMQQTLDISSISLHKVIRYADEADILNDGASILALSYIGAQRIFSKYGDMNDAKALLESIARNYGSRLADRGIRVNTVSQAPTKTSAGSGIKGFDGMYTFADKLAPLGNPSADECADYCVTLFSDLTRKVTMQNLYHDGGFVTAGINEDMINDLAEMYADEEDEG, from the coding sequence ATGTCTGACCAACAGGGATATGGATTATTAACAGGAAAAAAAGGATTAATTTTCGGTGCACTTGATGAGCGCAGCATCGCTTGGCGTATTGCGTTGGCATGTCAGCGAGAGGGAGCAGAGTTTTCACTTTCCAATGCTCCGGTGGCATTGCGCTTTGGAGAATTGGATGAGCTGGCCGAAGAAACAGGCGCCGAGGTATTTCCTTGTGATGTAACGGACGAGGATGAAATTGAAGAGCTGATGCAAAATGTAAAAGAGGAGCATGGCAAGATAGATTTTATGCTCCATGCCATAGGCATGTCGCCCAACGTGCGCAAGAAAAAAGGCTATAAGGAACTGAACTACCAGTGGATGCAGCAGACGCTGGATATTTCGTCTATTTCTCTGCATAAAGTAATTCGTTATGCTGATGAGGCCGACATCTTGAACGATGGTGCCAGTATTTTGGCGCTGAGTTATATTGGTGCGCAGCGTATTTTCTCAAAATACGGTGATATGAATGATGCCAAAGCCTTACTCGAAAGTATCGCACGTAATTATGGCAGCCGACTGGCCGATCGTGGCATCCGCGTGAATACCGTTTCGCAAGCACCAACCAAAACATCAGCGGGCAGTGGTATTAAGGGTTTTGACGGCATGTACACTTTCGCCGATAAGTTGGCGCCGCTTGGCAATCCCTCGGCTGATGAGTGTGCAGATTACTGTGTGACACTCTTTTCTGATCTGACCCGCAAAGTGACGATGCAGAACCTTTATCATGACGGCGGATTCGTTACAGCCGGCATCAACGAAGATATGATCAACGACCTGGCGGAGATGTATGCTGATGAGGAAGATGAAGGATAA
- a CDS encoding zinc-dependent metalloprotease, producing the protein MKRFATLIYLLIFATSLTFAQEIPTITKKTKGLEKHEGYFNYYWDEASGKLWLEIDKFDTELLYVNSLTAGVGSNDIGLDRNQLGDDRIIRFERRGPKVLMVQPNYSYRAITDNQKEKQSVSDAFAQSVLWGFEVVAQEEGRVLVDMTDFLLRDAHDVSVTLKRNDEGNFNVDKSRSALYKKGTMNFPKNTEFEATLTFTGSDAGGQVRSVTPTPDAITVRQHHSFVQLPDDNFEPRQFDPRAGYFGISYQDYSTPISESIDKRLITKHRLKKKNPDAKISEPVEPIVYYLDPGTPEPVRSALLDGARWWNQAFRAAGYKNAFQVKVLPDSAHPMDVRYNMINWVHRSTRGWSYGTSVVDPRTGEIIKGHVLLGSLRVRQDYLLAEGLLSPYKEGMSFDENNPMLEMALARIRQLAAHEVGHTLGLAHNFAASTNNRASVMDYPAPKVNITQDSTLDLSNAYDTGIGEWDKVSITYGYKDLTNLPSEDVALNNVLKNAIDDGLLFISDYDARPEGGAHPKAHLWDNGKDAVEQLHHIMDVREIALQNFSETNIPQGTPMATLEDVLVPMYLYHRYQIAGTAKLVGGLNYSYNLRGDSQTGPEWVADSKQRAALDAMLQTITPEALDMPDRIVDLIPPRPLGYYDSRELFNSHTDPAFDPLGAAETAASMSANLLFNTNRAARLIDAEARDSTNLGLGDMLEKVIEKTWRQPVSKGYQGAVQNTINHVVLFEMMNLASNEGASSQVRAVTNLKLEKLREWMKMEAENHAEGEQRKASLLYGYRMLEQFKDKGEMVMPTRTLDPPPGSPIGSSDSTFLQCSFR; encoded by the coding sequence ATGAAACGATTTGCCACGCTTATCTATCTTCTAATTTTTGCAACCTCGCTAACCTTTGCGCAAGAGATCCCCACCATCACTAAGAAAACAAAGGGGCTCGAAAAGCACGAGGGATACTTTAACTATTACTGGGATGAAGCCAGTGGAAAGCTTTGGCTGGAGATCGACAAATTTGATACCGAACTTCTGTATGTCAATTCTTTGACTGCGGGTGTAGGTTCCAATGATATCGGTCTCGATCGTAATCAGCTGGGTGATGATCGTATCATCAGGTTTGAGCGTCGAGGTCCTAAGGTGCTAATGGTACAGCCCAATTATTCTTATCGTGCTATTACCGATAATCAGAAAGAAAAGCAGTCGGTGAGTGATGCTTTTGCGCAGTCAGTGCTTTGGGGGTTTGAAGTGGTAGCCCAGGAAGAGGGAAGGGTGCTCGTAGATATGACGGATTTTCTGCTGCGGGATGCCCACGATGTGAGTGTCACGCTGAAAAGAAATGACGAAGGCAATTTTAATGTGGATAAAAGTCGCTCTGCGCTGTACAAGAAAGGGACTATGAACTTCCCAAAGAACACTGAATTTGAAGCTACACTTACCTTTACGGGAAGTGATGCCGGTGGACAAGTGCGATCCGTAACCCCCACTCCGGATGCAATTACCGTACGCCAGCATCATTCGTTTGTGCAGCTGCCCGACGATAATTTTGAACCTCGTCAATTTGATCCGCGTGCCGGATATTTTGGCATAAGCTATCAGGATTATAGCACCCCCATCAGTGAATCAATTGATAAGCGACTGATTACAAAGCATCGGCTTAAAAAGAAAAATCCTGATGCCAAGATAAGCGAGCCGGTCGAGCCCATTGTTTATTATCTGGATCCCGGTACGCCCGAACCGGTGCGCAGTGCACTGCTGGATGGTGCCCGGTGGTGGAACCAAGCTTTCAGGGCGGCTGGTTATAAAAACGCATTTCAGGTGAAGGTGCTGCCCGATAGCGCTCATCCCATGGATGTGCGGTACAATATGATTAATTGGGTACACCGGTCGACGAGAGGTTGGTCGTATGGTACTTCCGTCGTGGATCCGCGGACGGGAGAAATTATTAAAGGTCACGTATTGCTTGGTTCGCTACGGGTGCGACAGGATTATCTGCTGGCCGAGGGGCTGTTATCACCTTATAAAGAAGGTATGAGTTTTGATGAAAATAATCCCATGCTGGAGATGGCACTGGCGCGAATTAGGCAGCTGGCTGCCCATGAGGTCGGCCACACACTGGGACTGGCTCACAATTTCGCAGCTAGCACTAACAATCGTGCTTCCGTTATGGATTATCCAGCGCCCAAAGTGAATATCACCCAAGATAGTACGCTCGATTTATCAAATGCCTATGACACCGGTATTGGCGAATGGGATAAGGTGTCGATTACGTATGGATACAAAGACCTCACTAATCTGCCGAGCGAAGATGTTGCTCTCAACAATGTGTTGAAGAATGCAATTGATGACGGACTGTTATTTATTTCGGATTATGATGCACGTCCCGAGGGTGGTGCTCATCCCAAAGCACATCTCTGGGACAATGGAAAAGATGCCGTAGAGCAGCTGCACCATATTATGGATGTTCGAGAAATTGCACTGCAGAATTTTTCGGAAACTAATATTCCGCAGGGAACGCCCATGGCAACATTAGAGGATGTGCTGGTGCCCATGTACTTGTATCACCGCTATCAAATTGCCGGAACTGCTAAGCTTGTTGGTGGACTCAATTACAGTTATAATCTGCGCGGTGATAGCCAGACCGGCCCTGAATGGGTGGCGGACAGCAAACAGCGGGCAGCTCTGGATGCTATGTTACAGACGATAACGCCCGAAGCACTGGATATGCCCGATCGGATCGTAGATTTAATACCTCCTCGTCCCCTTGGCTATTATGATTCCCGGGAACTGTTTAACAGTCATACTGATCCTGCCTTTGACCCATTGGGAGCTGCAGAAACAGCCGCCTCTATGTCAGCAAATCTGTTGTTCAACACCAATCGTGCCGCCCGTCTTATAGATGCCGAAGCCCGTGATTCTACGAATCTGGGTCTTGGTGATATGCTCGAAAAAGTGATAGAGAAAACTTGGCGGCAACCGGTGTCTAAAGGATATCAGGGGGCTGTACAAAATACGATTAATCATGTAGTGTTGTTTGAGATGATGAACTTAGCCTCGAATGAGGGCGCCTCATCTCAAGTACGAGCCGTCACGAATCTTAAACTTGAGAAGCTCCGTGAGTGGATGAAGATGGAGGCCGAAAATCATGCGGAAGGTGAACAGCGCAAAGCGTCGCTATTATATGGATATCGAATGCTGGAGCAGTTTAAAGACAAGGGCGAAATGGTTATGCCAACACGGACATTGGATCCACCGCCCGGTTCGCCCATCGGTAGTAGTGATTCTACCTTTTTGCAGTGCAGTTTTCGTTGA
- the aat gene encoding leucyl/phenylalanyl-tRNA--protein transferase, whose protein sequence is MIDPQELLNAYANGLFPMADSRDDPEAKWYTSRRRGIIPMDKFRVSSNVQRIVRNKHYHIKVDYNFRKVMEACADRDSTWISDEIIDSYCRLHKLNYAHSVSVYNQKWELVGGQYGVSLGGAYFGESVFGWAKEASKVALYWTHQALQQGGFELWDTQFWSEHLAQFGCIEITAGEYEKKLKSALRKKAKFETVPAQ, encoded by the coding sequence ATGATTGATCCTCAAGAGTTATTAAATGCTTATGCCAACGGCTTATTCCCAATGGCTGATTCGCGGGATGATCCTGAGGCCAAATGGTACACTTCGCGTCGTCGGGGTATTATCCCGATGGATAAGTTTCGGGTTTCATCGAATGTACAACGCATAGTGCGAAATAAACACTATCATATCAAGGTCGACTATAATTTTCGCAAAGTGATGGAGGCGTGTGCCGATCGTGACTCTACGTGGATTTCGGATGAAATCATTGATTCTTACTGCCGCTTACACAAACTCAATTATGCTCACTCGGTAAGTGTGTATAATCAGAAGTGGGAATTGGTCGGCGGACAGTATGGCGTATCGCTGGGAGGGGCATACTTTGGTGAATCGGTGTTTGGTTGGGCAAAGGAGGCTTCTAAAGTAGCGCTGTATTGGACACATCAGGCACTGCAGCAGGGTGGTTTTGAACTATGGGATACTCAGTTCTGGAGTGAGCACCTGGCGCAGTTTGGGTGTATTGAGATTACAGCCGGTGAATATGAGAAAAAGCTCAAATCCGCATTGCGAAAGAAAGCAAAATTTGAAACAGTGCCAGCACAATAA
- the dxs gene encoding 1-deoxy-D-xylulose-5-phosphate synthase, producing the protein MEFEEITPGPLLADIHSPDDLKKLDEEQLVEVSDELRDYIIDMVSIHGGHFGASLGVVEMTVALHYVYDTPEDLLLWDVGHQAYGHKILTGRREQFHTNREYGGLSGFPKRSESKYDTFGVGHSSTSISAGLGMAVARDLDESDKKVVTVTGDGAMTAGLAFEGLNNAGFLDSDILVILNDNNMSIDPNVGALNEYLVDITTSKTYNKLRDEIYDMLGHFKSAGKKMRKVASRLEKAVTTAITPGGLFQALGFKYYGPVDGHNVDTMRRHLEDLKDIPGPKLLHAVTVKGKGFAPAEREQTKWHAQSSPFDKITGKQLDPDTEPKPPKYQHVFGEAVVELADENEDIVGITPAMPSGSSLWPLMNKYPDRAFDVGIAEQHSITFAAGLAAEGKKAFAAIYSTFLQRAYDQVIHDVAIQKLPVVFCIDRAGLVGADGPTHHGIYDISYLRNVPNMIVSSPLNEEELRNMMFTASNFDDYAWAIRYPRGRATGMDYPEEFSSMEIGKGQRLREGDDIAILSFGPFGNYVMDAADDLSEEGIKVGHFDMRFAKPLDTDLIDEVCHTYEHIITIEDGTKLGGFGSAVTEYLADKPHHIPTTIMGVPDRIVEHGTQEELHDEVGLDPKGIKEKVKEVMQAQSLNA; encoded by the coding sequence ATGGAATTTGAAGAAATTACTCCCGGTCCTCTGCTTGCAGATATTCACTCTCCGGATGATCTCAAAAAACTAGACGAAGAACAACTTGTTGAAGTATCCGACGAGCTGCGCGATTATATTATCGATATGGTTTCTATCCACGGCGGCCATTTTGGAGCAAGCCTCGGCGTTGTTGAAATGACCGTAGCTCTCCATTATGTGTATGATACTCCTGAAGATCTGCTGCTTTGGGATGTTGGCCACCAAGCTTATGGACACAAAATTTTAACCGGTCGGCGGGAACAATTCCATACCAACCGGGAATACGGTGGGTTGTCGGGATTTCCCAAACGAAGTGAAAGCAAGTATGATACCTTTGGCGTTGGTCACTCCAGCACATCAATTTCTGCGGGATTGGGGATGGCTGTTGCGCGCGACCTAGATGAAAGTGACAAAAAAGTAGTCACCGTTACCGGCGATGGCGCCATGACAGCCGGACTAGCCTTCGAAGGATTAAACAACGCCGGATTTCTTGACTCTGACATTCTTGTAATTCTCAACGACAATAATATGTCCATTGATCCCAATGTAGGGGCTCTCAATGAATACCTGGTTGATATTACCACCAGCAAAACCTATAACAAATTGCGCGATGAAATTTATGATATGCTGGGTCATTTTAAATCCGCAGGTAAAAAAATGCGCAAAGTAGCATCAAGACTCGAGAAAGCCGTAACGACTGCTATTACACCCGGTGGACTTTTCCAGGCACTAGGCTTCAAATACTACGGACCCGTTGACGGCCATAATGTTGATACCATGCGCCGCCATCTCGAAGATCTTAAAGATATTCCCGGCCCAAAGTTACTGCATGCAGTAACCGTTAAGGGTAAAGGTTTTGCCCCCGCCGAACGTGAACAAACCAAATGGCATGCCCAAAGCAGTCCATTTGATAAGATTACCGGTAAACAGCTGGATCCCGACACTGAGCCCAAACCGCCCAAATATCAGCATGTGTTTGGCGAAGCAGTCGTAGAATTAGCCGACGAAAACGAAGACATTGTAGGTATTACACCGGCTATGCCCAGCGGATCTAGCCTTTGGCCACTGATGAATAAATACCCCGATCGTGCTTTTGATGTAGGTATAGCTGAACAACACTCCATCACCTTTGCAGCAGGACTGGCCGCCGAAGGCAAAAAAGCATTTGCCGCTATTTACTCTACCTTTCTACAACGTGCTTATGATCAGGTCATTCATGATGTAGCCATCCAAAAACTGCCTGTTGTTTTCTGTATTGACCGTGCCGGCCTTGTAGGCGCTGATGGTCCCACCCACCATGGAATATATGATATTTCGTACCTGCGCAACGTACCTAATATGATTGTATCATCACCACTCAATGAAGAGGAATTGCGCAATATGATGTTTACAGCCTCTAACTTTGACGACTATGCCTGGGCTATTCGGTATCCGCGGGGACGTGCAACCGGCATGGATTATCCCGAAGAATTTAGCTCAATGGAAATTGGCAAAGGACAGCGCCTTCGTGAAGGTGATGATATTGCTATCCTTAGCTTTGGACCATTTGGCAACTATGTAATGGATGCCGCTGATGATCTGTCCGAAGAGGGAATTAAAGTTGGCCATTTTGATATGCGCTTTGCTAAACCACTCGACACCGATCTTATTGATGAAGTATGTCACACTTACGAACATATTATTACTATTGAAGACGGTACCAAGCTTGGCGGATTTGGCAGCGCAGTAACAGAATATCTGGCAGACAAACCACATCACATTCCCACAACAATCATGGGTGTGCCCGACCGTATTGTTGAACACGGCACACAAGAAGAGCTCCATGATGAAGTCGGACTTGATCCCAAAGGTATTAAAGAAAAAGTAAAAGAAGTAATGCAGGCACAATCCCTCAACGCTTGA
- the xseB gene encoding exodeoxyribonuclease VII small subunit: MSNSERLSFEQALSKLEDVVNKLEDESISLDKSIDLYEKGIELSDFCTQTLENAELRIKKVAEKQANNNENE, translated from the coding sequence ATGAGTAATTCGGAACGACTGAGCTTCGAACAGGCTTTATCAAAACTCGAGGATGTTGTTAATAAACTCGAAGATGAGTCTATTTCATTAGACAAATCTATTGATCTATATGAAAAGGGCATTGAACTTTCTGATTTTTGCACCCAAACATTAGAAAATGCCGAACTACGTATCAAAAAGGTAGCCGAAAAACAGGCTAACAATAATGAGAATGAATAG
- a CDS encoding AI-2E family transporter — protein sequence MAKHSQSWLNERGQLILMAGGVAGLLFLMYLLEHLINPLGYGLLIGIVLYPIRKQPVARALLYATTFSAGLWLIYDSGHLLIPFVLAYIIAFIINPVVEMLEKRRIPRGAIAGVFTFVSLGLIGLGLFFAIPLLTEQLSKLGSLIQDMSNNTEAVVESTGILSLIEYFGLDAVSIKTQLVTQLNMLMEEFYQGVTSLSATYISGVGSVVTVLFFLILMPFLCFFMIRDYEKIGVFVRSLITPNNVSTDYTTEISRIVGSYLRGQFIVVLISAVNLSLGFYLVGVPYGIVLGILAGLTNFVPTFGLWFSVTVCSLVGISVGQPWYEFLPGIYLVFAIEQVLESGFIVPRVVGRHVGLHPLLVMVSLLLFGFMFGLLGLLIAVPSAALISVFYEQYKETKKIAFLSGSELDSFMQQFDRESQKQKKKKEEEMEKELDTDR from the coding sequence ATGGCCAAGCATTCCCAGTCGTGGCTCAATGAACGGGGACAACTTATTTTGATGGCAGGCGGAGTAGCCGGATTGCTATTTTTGATGTATCTGCTAGAACACCTGATAAACCCCCTCGGCTATGGATTACTGATTGGCATTGTTTTGTATCCTATTCGCAAACAACCGGTAGCCCGTGCCCTACTGTATGCAACTACTTTTTCGGCGGGACTCTGGCTTATCTATGACTCCGGGCACCTGCTTATCCCTTTTGTGCTGGCCTATATTATTGCTTTTATCATTAATCCGGTTGTGGAAATGCTCGAAAAAAGACGTATTCCGCGGGGCGCCATTGCGGGCGTTTTCACCTTTGTAAGCTTGGGCCTTATAGGACTGGGGCTGTTCTTTGCCATACCATTGCTTACCGAGCAGCTTTCAAAATTGGGATCCCTCATCCAGGATATGTCAAACAATACTGAAGCGGTCGTCGAAAGTACGGGTATCCTTTCTTTAATCGAATATTTTGGGTTGGATGCTGTTTCAATTAAGACTCAGCTGGTAACGCAACTTAATATGTTGATGGAAGAGTTTTACCAAGGGGTGACCTCCCTGTCAGCAACATACATTTCTGGTGTGGGAAGTGTTGTCACTGTTCTGTTCTTTTTAATTCTGATGCCTTTTCTATGCTTTTTCATGATTCGCGACTATGAAAAGATTGGCGTTTTTGTCCGCTCGCTAATTACTCCTAATAATGTTTCTACCGATTATACCACCGAAATTAGCCGCATTGTGGGCTCATATCTACGAGGGCAATTTATTGTTGTACTTATCAGTGCTGTAAATCTGAGCCTCGGCTTCTATCTGGTTGGAGTACCCTATGGCATAGTATTGGGGATTTTAGCCGGACTTACGAATTTTGTACCCACCTTTGGACTCTGGTTTAGCGTTACCGTATGCAGCTTGGTAGGTATCTCTGTGGGGCAACCCTGGTATGAGTTTTTACCCGGCATCTATCTCGTTTTTGCCATCGAACAAGTGCTTGAATCAGGATTTATTGTTCCCCGGGTCGTTGGACGACATGTAGGTCTGCACCCACTGCTCGTCATGGTATCACTGCTGTTATTTGGATTTATGTTTGGACTATTGGGATTGCTTATTGCCGTTCCGTCGGCTGCGCTAATTTCCGTATTTTACGAACAATATAAAGAGACTAAGAAAATTGCCTTTTTAAGCGGAAGTGAACTTGACTCTTTTATGCAGCAATTTGATCGAGAATCCCAAAAACAAAAAAAGAAGAAAGAAGAGGAAATGGAAAAAGAGTTGGATACTGACCGGTAA